Within the Corticium candelabrum chromosome 6, ooCorCand1.1, whole genome shotgun sequence genome, the region AGCTTCGCAGATTATTTTAATACAAGGTAGTTTGTTGATATAATATATCTATACATATCAAATGcctttaatttaaataattgtttaagtttaaattaatttttgtttttcatgcaGATTGTGTTGGTCAACTAGGAAGAGCACTCCTTAAATGTTTTACTGTATACGCTGCTAAACGGTATAATGTACTGTCAGTAtgtatttaacttaattaattaaatttttgaatTTGATATGCGTGGGTGTGGTTTAGACATACAGATACCTCAACTATcaggcaggcagacatacagatgccTCAACTAttaggcaggcagacagagtgATTTGCAAACGTGATCACCATATTGTGCATTTGTATTCTACAGTGTAGTTATGGTCTTACAGGTTTGATCGTGTCTGTCTCTTCAGTTTGGATTTTCATCCGAGTTTGTGGCTTCAGGGATTGGACAAGGAGACGACAGCGAAGTGATCGAAGCATCTTTGCTACTCAGTGAAACGATCGTGATGACGTATGTTGCAGGATTCGAGCGTTTGATGGATACAGCAACATACTACCATGGATTCCAAACAATGAGAAGTATTAGAGATGATCACAATCTATTATAGAATGTGAAATACAGACACAAGTCTAGCATATTGGCACTGCTTCATGTAGTGAGTTGGCCAGACTTTTGTGTAGTAATGGACCAACGACCAGTCAGTTGGAATGCAGTGCACGCACTCATTGTTATCGatcgctggtgttaattagcatgCCAGGCGATGGATGTGATCATGTCATTAATTCTTTGTACATCATGTCACAGGGAATGTTGTGTTGATTTCAATGCATCACAAAATAAAAGAGAAATAAAGTTATTTCATATTATGAGACAAAGTTTTTGTCAAGACACACAGATGAGCTTGTTCTGTATataaatttttgaaacaacttTCTAAGCGACAAAACAGCAGGGTTCTAGCTAGAACCGTTTACCATAAGAAAAACCGGTTGGGAAAGTGTTTGATGGTTGAACGTTGTCCAACTGTTATGTTTTGTACACTCAGTGTTGACAGAGAAAACACTATACATGACTGACAATCACGAATGCTGTAGGGCTTTACCTGATTTTTATGAAATTAGAGTTCGTTTGATATTGAGGTTATCTAAATCGTTTATACAAGTACAATACAGTGTAATGCATATTTTTCAGTAACTGTGCTTTAGAGTTGAAAATCTCCACAAATGTTAAGGGGGCGTGGTCAAAACAATGTGCTCTGGGCTGCAACCTTAGCTAGAACCCTGAACAGTACAGAAATATACATTGAATTTGCTAAGCTAGACTGCAGGAGCAGAACTCTActacgtgtttgtgtgtgtgtgtgtgtgtgtgtgtgtgtgtgtgtgtgtgtgtgtgtgtgtgatttttattttttatttatattctGTGACAGTTGGTTTTTGGTTGTAGGAGTTATCCTGTCATGAGTCTATCCGACTCACTAGACGTTTGTCAGCTACTCGAGAGCTCCTATACCGATGAGACACGAGAAAAGCCTGCTGTTGTCGTTATTGACTCTCTGTCTCCACTAATAACACAATCGTCAACTTCATTTACTTGTCACACTTTGCAGAGTCTGCTGCAATGCAAGCAAAATGGTCAGCTGTGTTTAtcatttgtttttctgttgtgtgtttCTTGTATGAAATTGTAAGAAAAGTGAACTGCCATAAGTCAATAGTCTGTAATACTTGCTAGTCTCGCtttcttaatttttatttatttatttatttaatttgtaTCGTTTGCTGGAAAGATTAGTAAAGCTTATTGTTGTGCTAATAaatctgttgttgctgcaggtTGCTCTGTAGTTCAAGTCATTTGTCTCGTGCATGCCGATCTTCACAACGATTCTGATGTGGTGGCTCTACAATACATGAGCTCTACAATCATCAGTCACAAAGACCTCGAAGAGAGGTCTATTGACTCTGAATCTGGCTTCTCTGGACGATGTGAAGTTACACACAAAAGAAAGAGTGGGAAGGTTGTGAAGACAGTAAGTGCACGTGACGCCTGGTTGCAAGACTGAAATATTGTAGTGCATTCTATTATAATCCATTTCTTATTTCAGGTAGAAAATTACATCATTGATAAAGTCTGGAATCTTTCAAGTACAGAAGGACAGAGTCAACAGCAAACACCAGCTCTCGAAGATACCACCTCTATACAAGTAGGTTGCACATCTAATCCTAATTTCATCTACAGTAAGGCTGTGTATATGGTTGTCATCATTCTTAGTTCTTGCTCTAACTTATTTGACTACATGGCCATAATCATAATTGGTGGCCAAGCTTGAAAATGAGAATTTGTATTTTGGATGTGTTTTGCATGTAAAACTTGTATGCAACTACCTCATAATTCTCCTGTTTGTCTCTAATACACATGAAATATCCCAACATACTGTGACATTGTCCTTTGATAAAGATGTTTGTGTTAAATTTATATCAGCCCAGACGGGAGTCGAGTTGATGGCATTATATCTTGCAATTGTCAACTATTGCTCATGCTGGTGTAGTGTAAAGTCAAATTTGGTTCTAACTTCTAACTCTTGATGCCTGCAATTAGCGCAAACAAACACGTCATGGCCATGACATTGTACGAACTATAGACTACACAACAGTCAATTGAGGTTTCAAGTGGTTTGAtaataacaatattgataaaatatattaatttacaaattacaatttttaaaatataatCAGGCAGATATACTTTCAATAGGGAATTAAAATTGCTTGTTATGTCAGTGTCTATACCACGTTGTGCTGTTTCAGTTCGATCCTGCTGCTAATCTTACGTTCAACGTTCGTCTCTCAAATAGTGAACGTGTTGCCAGATCTCATCTGGTTCTGCcttacacatacacagacagtgaGAAGGCTGCGCAGTTGAGTGGTGTAGCTGATCAAGGGGGAAAGATCTTTTATGAACCAGACGATACAGATGATATAGACGAAGAAGACCCAGATGATGATTTGGATATCTGACAGCAACAGTTTTCAGTATTAGTAGAGCGTTTCTAATTTTGGTTGTGAGATCATTTTCAAGTGCTACTATTCTTTACTCAAATTTAATAAAGATGTACTTCAGTTTGAAACGAGAGATCCAGTAAATCCCACAGGAAAGACATATTGTCCTGTAgctattatttaaataatattaaagacaaacagtcaaatatCGTGGTGTTATAATATAGTCAGTAGTGATGCATTGGTACTCAACAGACTCGCATCATTAGCAGATCATTGTCTTGCAGAAGATAAAAACGTCATACTGTAGTGTATTGGAATTTGAGACAAAGTGTAAATCATTATTGTCTATAAAGTTTAGaaaatatttgatatcaataagcagacaaacgcgaacaaacatatagacatatGACAATCAGTACTAACTGTAAAATACACTTCATGAATCTTGTGactgtattgtgttactaATAAGTCTGATAGTAAATAATAACATTCTAAAGTACTTCAGCATCCGAACTAGTAGTCCAAGCAGATTTTTGACTAAAATAGAAAaaccattgatatcaatatgagATCATAGACTGACTTGCTGGCATGTCTTACTGGATGAAATCCGTAAACCTTGATGCTCTTCTGGTCTCAGAGATTGAGCAATTCTCAGTGATTCAGTAAATGTTTCCTCAGCTTCATCCAActgtgagagatgcatctgACACCAACCGATGTTGTGCAGCACTGAAGCACAGAGATCAAATTACTATTGTCACATctgataaataacaaataattgatatcaacaaaaattCTCCAATCCCATAAGcctcgacacacacacacacacacacacacacacacacacacacacacacacacacacatggacaaatagataaaTGTTAAGTTAAGCTTAGGCACTGCACGTGATTCGACGTCAACCTGCCtttagagacagggcctccatgtgctacgtgggggcttagggccagtgctgcacaatccacctggagcttggcggGAGTCATCCAGATGCACTGATAATCTGGGACTGGATACCTAGGCCCACAAGtgcccgtctgctgcatgttaCCGCAAAGCCGGTGGTCATGTCCGCCCCAGTcgatgaccaggtactcatttatactcctgagtcaagagaagcaattgtgtgtaattttcttgcttaaggaaattatgccgtagcttgccatcactgtgacttgaacctgcaaaaatgaaaggtcccagatgttttcattctccaaatgcactctctaaccaattgagctacagcaccacaccgAGTATCGTAtcttaacacacacacacacacacacacacacacacacacacacacacacacacacacacacacacacacacacacacacacacacacacacacacacacacacacacacacacacacacacacacacacacacacacacacacacacacacacacacacacacacacacacacacacacacacacacacacacacacacacacacacacacacacacacacacacacacacacacacacacacacacacacacacacacacacacacacacacacacacacacacacacacacacacacacacacacacacacacacacacacacacacacacacacacacacacacacacacacacacacacacacacacacacacacacacacacacacacacacacacacacacacacacacacacacacacacacacacacacacacacacacacacacacacacacacacacacacacacacacacacacacacacacacacacacacacacacacacacacacacaattaacaaTATATTTTGGCACAGTTTTCTCACATGACGCAGTCAATATTATCTTCCCACTTCATACCTAATCAtccatatacaaacaaacaactgtatACCAATAACTTTTTGTGCTGGCTGTAAAACCATTGCAGCAGCTTCAACTTTCATTTGCATGTAGAACAAATCTTTAGCTCTGGCATAATCTCTCCAAGTATATGCTTCCCTTGCTATTAGTTTTAGCgctacacatacatgaataAATGCATCAACAATGGAAATATTAGCAAACTAGACATCACAGAGCTCATACTACTGGCCTTCTCATCTATAGTCACCGCATCAATTTTCATGCCATATGTAGCAGCAAGGTGCCACAACACTGTAATCAGTAAAGTTATTATGTACTGGAAAGCAAGTACTAGAAAAGATCTCACTGTCCACTATTTCTTGATCACAATTTGAATACAATAACAGTATGTTGAGAGATTTAGTAAATGCCTCTCGTGCTTGATAAAGTACTTGTAGATCTTGTTCTAGCATCAGCCCATAACAATCTCCAAGATATCCATAACCTACAGCACAAATACAATTGgaatgcaaacacacagatataaTAAACATTCAATACGCATATTACTGCATACATAGACCAGCTTCAAGGCAAAGTGATAACTGCTTCTGTTCTCTAATTTCTATAGACTGCTCAAAATGCTTTACAGCATCAGTGAGGTTATCCATcacataatatactgtaccaATAAACCCGAGAGCTGAACAGAAAACATACAACCTTTAATATGATGTCATGTTGAGTCAAGAATGTTATCAAACTATTAGCAATGTCCAAATGATAAGTGTCCTCCTGCTGGTACAGTTTTAATGCTTCCTTGTAACACGTCAGAGCTTCAATTAAATCACCTCTATCGAAAAGAGTGTCTCCTAATTCTTTGATTACTGTATAACATAAATAAAAGTTAAAGCAGTATTGTAATACAAAAAACGTTAACAGATACAGAACTATACTGACCATCACATAGTCTGTAACGCGAATCAGGCATGTTTGCCTCCTCGACTTTCCTCATCTCTGTCAGTTGTTCAATGCACGTTTCCATGTTTCCTAATTTCCTGTTACATTTAGCAATTTGCAGTTTCCCTACAATAACCAGAATTGTAAACAAACCGGAAAATAATTTCAGTAGTACACAAAACGTATTAACAATCAATTCACATACAACTGAAAATCTTCCAAATTTCTGACGGTAGTAAAGACAGAGCAATAGACAAAGCTGATTTTGCTATTTCCAATGCTTCAGTAAGCTTGTCTTTTGATCCATTAGGTCTTGTAatctcacactcacacttgaACTTCATGACTACATAAAGACatgaacaaaaacaaaatcataATTTTACTGTCTATCCGCACTTTCATTCTACATACAATATAACATATCCTTGCAATCATATATACAGAGTGTCATTCAGTCAACCATCATGGCTCTGAGTCTCCATTAACACTTTCTCTATCATAAACGCATGCtttttaagttttaatttcacacaaatacaacatgtcacgtgatatacaACAAAACCATAATGAAAGATTCTGTACATCTCAATACAGTTGACCCTGACACTCTTTAACTAATATTGCTGTCACTGACAAGCACTAGATGCTTCCCATTTTACAAGCAAATAGTTAAAAATTGATTTATGAGaattacaaatatacaaaatttcTCACCATCAAGACGGTCATAAAGAAAATTGTAATAATCAAATCTGGAAAGCAATTTCCATGACCTATCCAATAAATCAACTGCTTTTTCAAATTCTCCAAAAgataaaaaacattttgataATGTTGTCATCGCTATATAACAGAAATCACAGTATGAGgttaatttaataaaactttGACTTGCCACAGCATTACATTCAACAATAAGAAAATTTATGATTCAAATTATTTACCTTTGATCTGATCATATTCCTCCATATCATTTAACTTTTCCATCACTTGTTGGCATAATTTCATTGCTTTGTCTTGTTTACCCCTCTTTAAGTAGTTCTCTGCCATTTCACATTcaactaacaaataaataaactgcCATTGCACCAAACACTACATAGACTAAACAAATTTGTCTTTAATTTAATACCACAAGCAAATTCACATCCAAGTTGTTCTCCACGATTTTTCATCACCAACATCAGCTCTTTCAGATAAAACTTTTCTTCTTCAAATTTCTTTAGCATGCGATAGCATTGATGAACGTTCTCTAACACTACAACAAACGGTTAATTAGAGTgagaaaataaaacaaaatataaattaaaatgtaataattaCAGAAAATATACAGACTACTAGCAATACAATTGGGTACTTATAACAATGACAATAATGATCTATAAATCTGACTATCATAATCAATGAACAAAAACATGTCAAAATctttacaaacaatgaaattCCAGTCTGAACAAAACTACTTACCTCAAGCtgatcaaaacaaaattataattcaattattgattatttgaTTATCAtcactaaataaatatttgcttgtgttgtcaTCTAATCATTGCAAAAACCATATCCAGTTAATGACAAGACAACAGAATGTCAGATATAATGtcatcaagacaaacaacttATAAACTTACTAAAACTGAATTAACTGACCCCTTCCCCTACCTTcaacataattaatataaagGAGTCTCAGTCAAATGCTGTCAGTTAGGAAAATGCATCAACAAATGTTTTCATACCTTCAAATGTGTCAATAAACTATCCATCATCTCTTTAGTGTAAACTACATATACTATTTATAATCACTGGATTACGTCACGTATTTCACACAACATCATATTCTGTTGTATGAACTTTCTAACtttgttaaattaattgttttcaaACAACTATAAAGTACTgaaattgacatcatcaaCAAATTCATCCAGAAATTCTGAACAATACAGATGCACTCCTGGTCTATaaatacatcatcaaatgtcttATCTTACCATGTTTATGATGTCCATGTATTTCTTTCTTCTCATCTGGTTTTAACTCATCAATCATCTTCTTGGTTTTCAGACTCAAATCTAATGATTCCTTTACTTTCAACTTTTTAAAATATGCCTTACTCAAAAGATTACTTGCTAAATAACACAAAGTGATAACcaatacacaacacatctGAATCAACAAGTGAAGATGAAGTTATACCTTCTATGACCAAAGTGCGTTTACCCTCATATGGAAAACTGTCCAACTGCATCACTTTGTGGTACCATTTTTCACACAAATAACATAACCTGTCAGGAGGCTGGAACTGTGAAAAAGTAACACATGTATACCTAACCAAATCCAAGCAAGTTGGTATTTCTACATCAGCTAGCAATACATGCTTAGCCAATGAATACGAGTGAGAAGCAAGTTGAAGTCGTACATCACTTGGAACACAATTTAAGTCCATTGCACTGTGCGGTCTATGAGACAGCATATTCTTACAAACATCAGTTATTTTAAGTTCCATCTCATCTGGCTGCTGCTTGACACGTTCCATCACTGTTGACTGCACCAATGGATGAATATTCAAAGTGTAACCTTCTGCTGTCTCGTGCCATTCAACTAAATTGTGTGAAGACAAAGTTGAGACACACAAGCTGTATTCATAATTGGCATATTCATGAAACACAAGAGGACGAACAAGCTTCTCTGGAATGtctcttgaagacagaaatgatgCATATTCAAGTAGAGACAACGCTTTGGGATTCTCTCTTGCAACCAACTCAATGTCCATCTGCCATGTCAGATGAGCATGACTAGAAGACATCATAAAACTTCTCACATTTCTTACACCATTTTTGTCACGTTCACTTATATCTAACTCATCAATATTCCTGTCACTCAACCGTTTCAAATCAGGAGGCTGAGTTACATTAGCTTCCATGAGCACTTCACGTAGATGACTTGCTCTAAAGTAATGCAACAGTTTGTCAAGATCCAATGCCAAACCCTCAAGTTCAACTTCATTTCttttcaacagtttgtaatATTCCTCATAACTTAGATGTGTCTTTCGCATATACGTGCCTGCATGAGCAAGAGCAATTGGTAGCTTTTCTATGGGAGCTTCAACTGACAATTTGGTGGCTGCTGCTGTTTCTTGACTGTTGGACGGTTGACGACCAGACCACATGGCTACAGCTGCTACAGCATCTTTGGCTTCCAAACAACCAAGAGAGATGACATGATTTAGTGATTTCTGTAACACAGAACAATCATCACATCGAGTTGTGATCAATACATGGACACGAGCAGTTGAACGAGGAAGAATTTTAGGCAGAAAAGAGAGATCATCTGCACCATCATACACCAGCAACATCTTAGAAAGCTTGGAAATGTGGTTAAGCAGCACTGCATTCTTGTCTTCTAATGGATTGCTCTTTAACTCATCAAATCGACTTTGAGAACGTGAAACAGAAGGAGAACTTAAAGACAAAACTGTGAGCTGCAAATAGACAATGTGCTCATTGTTAACACAAAACTAACAGTAATGTGAGTCaatgtgtttacattgtgtatGACTGAGTTTGTCAGCGTTGCCCATGATTCTGCATTGAAATACAGCACTCCATCACTATACAGATATTTACATTGAAATGCATATTTGGCTGCCAAAGATGATTTGCCCACTCCGCCCATTCCTTTGATCACCTAaatgcaatacacaaaacaatcgGTTGACATCAAATGTTTCATTGACActgacatgtaaacacaccacacagcaGAATTTCAATGACGTACACACATGTGGAGCCTTTTCTCCCCACATTGTGTTGGACAAAATTGTCAACTCATTCTTGCgaccacaaaattgcttttctTCCATTAGCTCATTGGGAAACACTATACCTAACACACAAGTAGGAGATCACACGTTAATGGTGCTGGTCTTTCTATGAGTGATCGGCATTTTGCAACTGCATGCTAGTAAATTACTACATGCTAATTAAGCTAGGAATCAGCAAACAATATAAATAAGATAACATAACACAACTACATCCAATATAAGCTTTCAGTAAAATGTAACAAAACCAGACTATTCTAGACTTTGTAAAGCTGCTTGAAAACATgaatataaaatacaaatctaaaacaacaacatcacaacattATAGTCTCTTACTTGCAATGgcttcttccttcttctgctcttcaatCTCTTTTAGTTCAGCTTTTACCTTCTCCACAGTTGCATTGTCTCCTACCATCGACTGCCATTTGCATAGCATCATAAATGCTCGTTCCTTCTTCGTATGAACCTCCAGTTCTATCATCTCAACATCATATCTGCTCATCTTGAGACGATCAGCCAAATCACGCCACTTGTCACCCACAATGTCACACAAATCAAACAGCTGAGCCTTCAATGACCcacaacctacaaacaataaattaaattataaagtTGAAAAATAAACCAATAGCTCCTCCCACTGCACGTCACTTTGCGTCTCTGTCTCGAGAGCAGCAAGGGAAGCTGCAGCAACCGAACATTGTGCTTACAACTCGTTTGCTTTGTGTTCAGGAAACACATCATAGTAGATGTGTGGCTGCTTGTCTTCGTGCTCTCTGACAATATCAAAGAATTTCTGAATACTTGATTCAGATTTGTGCATGAGCGTGTCTACAAAATCCTGTGCCCGTTCTTGCCAACCGCCTCGTGCAGACAGACGCTCCTCCTCTTCACTAGAAAGCACTTTCTCTTGGAAGAGAACGTTCACGTAAGATGACACCATCAGTTCGTTGATGAGATAATCATAGTGCTTACGAACACGATTCCTCAACGGACAAGCAGTTGCAGACATGTTCAAACAACTCGAGAAATTAGGAAGTAAAGAGTCTCCTACAGTAACGAGCCAAAAGACTTTCTGCGCTTGCaattgtcacgtgatcatctCTTGCTCGTGCTAGCTAGACTAAAACGCGCACCAGAGTTAGTATAAGGCTAGCAATGAGCCGGTTAGTGAATACAGCCAACTACTGCATCTGTGACAAAAATACAAGAAACCTAGGGGTGCATTCGAATACTAATTCTTGGAACTGCCACAATAccagaactgttggaacttGTTGTGGCACCTAGGCCACTAGTAGGTACTTGCGTTTGGTTGTTAACACTAGTTGGCAGGACACGCCTTCATTAATTAGCAGCTTTGTTAGTTGTATGCTATAGAGCACTTTGTTCATGAGCTCTTATTATTCTGTGGAGAGACACATTAAAAGTTCCGAGTCTATCATGATGAACACAACAGATTTGGATACTCGGCAGGATCGCTTCATCTTTGCCGAGGACAGTGTGCTCTAGGAGAATTCAACGATATAGCAACCAAGCAGCTTGTCGACGCTTTACGCGTGCTAATGAAGGCACAGCAGAAGCAGCATGAAGAGCAGATGGCAGCACTGCTATCACTTCTAAAGAAGCAGACAGAGAAAGGTACGGTGAGTAAACCAATTGCACGAGCTTTGCCTGCATTTACTCCTTTCGATTCATCCATGGAGCTTTGGCGAGATTACTGGTTACGTTTCGGCACATTTGTGGAGGCCCACAGC harbors:
- the LOC134181340 gene encoding uncharacterized protein LOC134181340 isoform X3, yielding MLFSSVRESSSGIFKTNKATLSSSLTVELQFKKTVKCISDLFDVVDGVADDLQMCKKQVSGIQKQLQHTKKLNKLDKTILGKLEEGKIEIALQLNQDDCSVGACCARMKLQEHNVARDVNDMCDAVEGYQKSIHSHVEQMSQVAEPMTYSHTCTLIERLQTRIATVKLLRKEKLYKADHNKSDEDKLDGCGSLKAQLFDLCDIVGDKWRDLADRLKMSRYDVEMIELEVHTKKERAFMMLCKWQSMVGDNATVEKVKAELKEIEEQKKEEAIASIVFPNELMEEKQFCGRKNELTILSNTMWGEKAPHVCTSLKFCCVVIKGMGGVGKSSLAAKYAFQCKYLYSDGVLYFNAESWATLTNSVIHNLTVLSLSSPSVSRSQSRFDELKSNPLEDKNAVLLNHISKLSKMLLVYDGADDLSFLPKILPRSTARVHVLITTRCDDCSVLQKSLNHVISLGCLEAKDAVAAVAMWSGRQPSNSQETAAATKLSVEAPIEKLPIALAHAGTYMRKTHLSYEEYYKLLKRNEVELEGLALDLDKLLHYFRASHLREVLMEANVTQPPDLKRLSDRNIDELDISERDKNGVRNVRSFMMSSSHAHLTWQMDIELVARENPKALSLLEYASFLSSRDIPEKLVRPLVFHEYANYEYSLCVSTLSSHNLVEWHETAEGYTLNIHPLVQSTVMERVKQQPDEMELKITDVCKNMLSHRPHSAMDLNCVPSDVRLQLASHSYSLAKHVLLADVEIPTCLDLVRYTCVTFSQFQPPDRLCYLCEKWYHKVMQLDSFPYEGKRTLVIEASNLLSKAYFKKLKVKESLDLSLKTKKMIDELKPDEKKEIHGHHKHVLENVHQCYRMLKKFEEEKFYLKELMLVMKNRGEQLGCEFACVECEMAENYLKRGKQDKAMKLCQQVMEKLNDMEEYDQIKAMTTLSKCFLSFGEFEKAVDLLDRSWKLLSRFDYYNFLYDRLDVMKFKCECEITRPNGSKDKLTEALEIAKSALSIALSLLPSEIWKIFSWKLQIAKCNRKLGNMETCIEQLTEMRKVEEANMPDSRYRLCDVIKELGDTLFDRGDLIEALTCYKEALKLYQQEDTYHLDIANTLGFIGTVYYVMDNLTDAVKHFEQSIEIREQKQLSLCLEAGLCYGYLGDCYGLMLEQDLQVLYQAREAFTKSLNILLLYSNCDQEIVDMLWHLAATYGMKIDAVTIDEKASTLKLIAREAYTWRDYARAKDLFYMQMKVEAAAMVLQPAQKVIVLHNIGWCQMHLSQLDEAEETFTESLRIAQSLRPEEHQGLRISSIKNLLGLLVRMLKYFRMLLFTIRLISNTIQSQDS
- the LOC134181340 gene encoding uncharacterized protein LOC134181340 isoform X2, with the protein product MATEKHQWETRLKPQLVEVAEILSPRRNRLPARLFSKDLISQDDLDRFNAPTIVETDLALDILNLLLRRQRPGSFDTFCDVLLQTKDDTLRDVERQLRPHVQRQDNTESHDVAEQNSLHVTERQLQHSSDNLYSKTDCGSGDDKSNQRLDRKSIQFFVEKDLLEEFNKQSQRLSLALAHGLDVPMENITSHPACGQIPCSQSKRAYVIHVAKKAVITILVSGVERAAIEKQSNMIINLLAVTAQFTESQIEIVQILPSNSCLLVIRLPGLAMVRLIIAFLSPQMRPVFLQRLARVLPESAVEIKFGFASLPECSAALPSLRYRDNSQDFHTESSSGIFKTNKATLSSSLTVELQFKKTVKCISDLFDVVDGVADDLQMCKKQVSGIQKQLQHTKKLNKLDKTILGKLEEGKIEIALQLNQDDCSVGACCARMKLQEHNVARDVNDMCDAVEGYQKSIHSHVEQMSQVAEPMTYSHTCTLIERLQTRIATVKLLRKEKLYKADHNKSDEDKLDGCGSLKAQLFDLCDIVGDKWRDLADRLKMSRYDVEMIELEVHTKKERAFMMLCKWQSMVGDNATVEKVKAELKEIEEQKKEEAIASIVFPNELMEEKQFCGRKNELTILSNTMWGEKAPHVCTSLKFCCVVIKGMGGVGKSSLAAKYAFQCKYLYSDGVLYFNAESWATLTNSVIHNLTVLSLSSPSVSRSQSRFDELKSNPLEDKNAVLLNHISKLSKMLLVYDGADDLSFLPKILPRSTARVHVLITTRCDDCSVLQKSLNHVISLGCLEAKDAVAAVAMWSGRQPSNSQETAAATKLSVEAPIEKLPIALAHAGTYMRKTHLSYEEYYKLLKRNEVELEGLALDLDKLLHYFRASHLREVLMEANVTQPPDLKRLSDRNIDELDISERDKNGVRNVRSFMMSSSHAHLTWQMDIELVARENPKALSLLEYASFLSSRDIPEKLVRPLVFHEYANYEYSLCVSTLSSHNLVEWHETAEGYTLNIHPLVQSTVMERVKQQPDEMELKITDVCKNMLSHRPHSAMDLNCVPSDVRLQLASHSYSLAKHVLLADVEIPTCLDLVRYTCVTFSQFQPPDRLCYLCEKWYHKVMQLDSFPYEGKRTLVIEASNLLSKAYFKKLKVKESLDLSLKTKKMIDELKPDEKKEIHGHHKHVLENVHQCYRMLKKFEEEKFYLKELMLVMKNRGEQLGCEFACVECEMAENYLKRGKQDKAMKLCQQVMEKLNDMEEYDQIKAMTTLSKCFLSFGEFEKAVDLLDRSWKLLSRFDYYNFLYDRLDVMKFKCECEITRPNGSKDKLTEALEIAKSALSIALSLLPSEIWKIFSWKLQIAKCNRKLGNMETCIEQLTEMRKVEEANMPDSRYRLCDVIKELGDTLFDRGDLIEALTCYKEALKLYQQEDTYHLDIANTLGFIGTVYYVMDNLTDAVKHFEQSIEIREQKQLSLCLEAGLCYGYLGDCYGLMLEQDLQVLYQAREAFTKSLNILLLYSNCDQEIVDMLWHLAATYGMKIDAVTIDEKASTLKLIAREAYTWRDYARAKDLFYMQMKVEAAAMVLQPAQKVIVLHNIGWCQMHLSQLDEAEETFTESLRIAQSLRPEEHQGLRISSIKNLLGLLVRMLKYFRMLLFTIRLISNTIQSQDS